One window of Klebsiella quasivariicola genomic DNA carries:
- the rhaB gene encoding rhamnulokinase, giving the protein MSIRHCVAVDLGASSGRVMLASYQSGPRALTLREMHRFTNSLQKVDGFDCWDVDSLEGEIRRGLEKVCEQGILIDSIGIDTWGVDYVLLDKQGQRVGLPISYRDDRTQGLLRHAEAQLGRAEIYRRSGIQFLPFNTLYQLRALVEQQPELVSQAAHALLIPDYFSFRLTGNLNWEYTNATTTQLVNINSDSWDETLLNWTGAPLAWFGKPTHPGNVIGHWICPQGNRIPVVAVASHDTASAVIASPLADRHAAYLSSGTWSLMGFESLTPYTCDAALQANITNEGGAEGRYRVLKNIMGLWLLQRVLKEQNVSDLQALIARTAALPACRFIIDCNDDRFINPASMSAEIQAACRDAGQPVPDSDAELARCIFDSLALLYARVLNELATLRGQPFSQLHIVGGGCQNALLNQLCADACGIAVVAGPVEASTLGNIGIQLMTLDELANVDEFRQVVRGNAALTAFTPNPDSEIARFVAQFQPQQTKELCA; this is encoded by the coding sequence ATGAGTATTCGTCATTGTGTCGCCGTCGATTTAGGCGCCTCCAGCGGGCGGGTAATGCTCGCCAGCTATCAGTCCGGGCCGCGCGCCCTGACGCTGCGCGAAATGCACCGCTTCACCAATAGCCTGCAGAAGGTAGACGGCTTCGACTGCTGGGATGTGGATAGCCTGGAAGGCGAGATCCGCCGCGGGCTGGAGAAAGTGTGTGAGCAGGGCATTCTGATCGACAGTATCGGCATCGATACCTGGGGAGTGGATTATGTCCTGCTGGATAAGCAGGGTCAGCGCGTCGGGCTGCCGATCTCCTATCGTGACGACCGCACCCAGGGCCTGCTGCGTCACGCTGAAGCGCAGCTGGGCCGGGCGGAAATCTATCGCCGCAGCGGTATTCAGTTTCTGCCGTTTAACACCCTTTATCAGCTGCGCGCTCTGGTGGAGCAGCAGCCGGAGCTGGTCAGTCAGGCCGCCCACGCCCTGCTGATCCCCGACTATTTCAGCTTCCGCCTGACCGGCAATCTGAACTGGGAGTATACCAACGCCACCACCACCCAGCTGGTCAACATTAACAGCGACAGCTGGGATGAGACGCTGCTGAACTGGACCGGCGCGCCGTTGGCGTGGTTCGGAAAGCCGACCCACCCCGGCAATGTGATTGGTCACTGGATCTGCCCGCAGGGCAACCGTATTCCGGTGGTCGCTGTCGCCAGCCACGACACCGCCAGCGCGGTGATCGCCTCCCCGCTGGCCGACCGCCATGCCGCCTATCTCTCCTCCGGCACCTGGTCGCTGATGGGGTTTGAAAGCCTGACGCCATATACCTGTGACGCGGCGCTGCAGGCCAATATCACCAACGAAGGCGGAGCCGAAGGCCGCTATCGGGTGCTGAAAAATATCATGGGCCTGTGGCTGCTGCAGCGGGTGCTGAAAGAGCAAAACGTCAGCGACCTGCAGGCGCTGATCGCCCGCACCGCCGCGCTACCGGCGTGCCGCTTCATTATTGACTGCAACGATGATCGCTTTATCAACCCGGCCAGTATGAGCGCCGAGATCCAGGCCGCCTGTCGCGACGCGGGCCAACCGGTTCCTGACAGCGACGCCGAGCTGGCGCGCTGCATTTTCGACAGCCTGGCGCTGCTTTACGCCCGGGTACTTAACGAGCTGGCGACTCTGCGCGGCCAGCCCTTCAGCCAGTTGCATATCGTCGGCGGCGGCTGTCAGAACGCCCTGCTCAACCAGCTGTGCGCTGACGCCTGCGGGATCGCCGTCGTGGCCGGCCCGGTGGAGGCCTCCACCCTCGGCAATATCGGCATCCAGTTAATGACCCTCGACGAGCTGGCCAATGTCGATGAGTTTCGTCAGGTGGTGCGCGGCAACGCAGCGCTCACCGCTTTTACCCCCAATCCTGATAGTGAAATTGCCCGTTTCGTGGCGCAGTTTCAGCCACAACAGACCAAGGAGCTTTGCGCATGA
- the rhaA gene encoding L-rhamnose isomerase — MTTQLEQAWEIAKQRYAAVGVDVEEALRQLDRLPVSMHCWQGDDVAGFENPAGSLTGGIQATGNYPGKARNAQELRADLEQALSLIPGPKRLNLHAIYLESDAPVARNEIKPEHFKNWVTWAKANNLGLDFNPSCFSHPLSADGFTLSHANDEIRQFWIDHCKASRRVSAYFGEQLGTPSVMNIWIPDGMKDITVDRFAPRQRLLNALDEVISEKFDPAHHIDAVESKLFGIGAESYTVGSNEFYMGYATSRQTALCLDAGHFHPTEVISDKISAAMLYIPRLLLHVSRPVRWDSDHVVLLDDETQAIASEIIRHDLFDRVHIGLDFFDASINRIAAWVIGTRNMKKALLRALLEPTAQLRQLELDGDYTARLALLEEQKCLPWQAIWEMYCQRHDTPAGSQWLDNVRAYENAVLSQRG; from the coding sequence ATGACCACTCAACTTGAACAAGCCTGGGAAATTGCTAAGCAGCGCTACGCCGCCGTCGGCGTGGATGTCGAGGAGGCCCTGCGCCAGCTGGACCGTCTGCCCGTCTCCATGCACTGCTGGCAGGGTGACGACGTCGCCGGTTTCGAAAACCCGGCGGGAAGCCTGACCGGCGGCATCCAGGCGACCGGCAACTACCCGGGCAAAGCGCGCAATGCGCAAGAGCTACGCGCCGACCTTGAGCAGGCGCTGAGCCTGATCCCGGGACCAAAGCGTCTCAACCTGCACGCTATTTATCTGGAATCCGACGCGCCGGTAGCGCGCAATGAGATTAAGCCAGAGCACTTTAAAAACTGGGTTACGTGGGCGAAAGCCAACAACCTGGGGCTGGATTTCAACCCTTCCTGCTTCTCGCATCCGCTGAGCGCCGACGGCTTTACCCTGTCGCATGCCAACGATGAGATCCGCCAGTTCTGGATCGACCACTGCAAGGCCAGCCGTCGCGTTTCCGCGTATTTCGGCGAGCAGCTGGGTACGCCGTCGGTGATGAATATCTGGATCCCGGACGGCATGAAAGATATCACCGTTGACCGCTTCGCCCCGCGCCAGCGGCTGCTGAATGCGCTTGATGAAGTGATCAGCGAAAAATTCGACCCGGCGCATCACATCGACGCGGTGGAGAGCAAGCTGTTCGGGATTGGCGCAGAGAGCTACACCGTCGGCTCCAACGAGTTCTATATGGGCTACGCCACCAGCCGCCAGACCGCTCTGTGCCTCGATGCCGGCCACTTCCACCCGACGGAAGTGATCTCCGACAAAATCTCCGCCGCGATGCTCTATATCCCGCGCCTGCTGCTGCACGTCAGCCGCCCGGTGCGCTGGGACAGCGACCACGTGGTGCTGCTGGATGACGAAACCCAGGCCATCGCCAGCGAAATTATTCGCCACGATCTGTTCGACCGCGTGCATATCGGCCTCGACTTCTTCGATGCCTCGATCAACCGCATCGCGGCCTGGGTGATTGGTACCCGCAATATGAAGAAAGCGCTGCTGCGCGCTCTGCTGGAGCCGACCGCCCAGCTGCGCCAGCTGGAACTGGATGGCGATTACACCGCCCGCCTGGCGCTGCTGGAAGAGCAGAAATGTCTGCCGTGGCAGGCCATCTGGGAGATGTACTGCCAGCGTCACGATACGCCAGCAGGCAGCCAGTGGCTGGATAACGTGCGGGCTTATGAGAATGCGGTTCTGAGCCAGCGCGGGTAA
- the rhaD gene encoding rhamnulose-1-phosphate aldolase → MQTIIDAWFVQGMIKATSDAWLKGWDERNGGNLTLRLDEADIEPYAADFHAKPRYIALSQPMPTLANQPFIVTGSGKFFRNVQLDPAANLGVVKVDSDGAGYHILWGLTEDAVPTSELPAHFLSHSERIKLTGGKDRVIMHCHATNLIALTYVLENHSDLFTRKLWEGSTECLVVFPDGVGILPWMVPGTDEIGQATAETMQKHSLVLWPFHGVFGSGPTLDETFGLIDTAEKSAEVLVKVLSMGGMKQTITREELIALGKRFNVQPLQSALDLYP, encoded by the coding sequence ATGCAGACCATTATCGACGCCTGGTTCGTCCAGGGCATGATCAAAGCCACCTCCGACGCCTGGCTGAAGGGCTGGGACGAGCGCAACGGCGGCAACCTGACGCTGCGTCTGGATGAAGCGGATATCGAACCTTACGCGGCGGATTTCCACGCCAAACCGCGCTATATCGCCCTCAGCCAGCCGATGCCAACCCTGGCCAACCAGCCGTTTATCGTCACCGGCTCCGGCAAATTCTTCCGTAACGTCCAGCTCGACCCGGCCGCTAACCTCGGGGTGGTGAAGGTCGACAGCGACGGCGCGGGATACCATATCCTCTGGGGCCTCACCGAAGATGCCGTACCGACCTCCGAGCTGCCGGCACACTTCCTGTCGCACAGCGAGCGCATCAAACTGACCGGCGGCAAAGACCGGGTGATCATGCACTGCCATGCCACCAACCTGATCGCCCTGACCTATGTTCTGGAGAACCACAGCGATCTGTTCACCCGCAAGCTGTGGGAAGGTAGCACCGAGTGTCTGGTGGTCTTCCCGGACGGCGTCGGCATTCTGCCGTGGATGGTGCCGGGCACCGATGAAATAGGCCAGGCGACCGCCGAAACCATGCAAAAGCACTCGCTGGTGCTGTGGCCGTTCCACGGCGTCTTCGGCAGCGGCCCCACGCTGGATGAGACCTTCGGCCTGATCGATACCGCCGAGAAGTCCGCCGAAGTGCTGGTGAAAGTCTTGTCCATGGGCGGGATGAAGCAGACCATCACCCGCGAAGAGCTTATCGCCCTTGGCAAACGCTTCAACGTGCAGCCGCTGCAGTCCGCATTAGATCTTTATCCATAA
- the rhaS gene encoding rhamnose ABC transporter substrate-binding protein — translation MKTKTSLILTVAALALSGSALAEVKIALVAKSLGNGFFEAANAGAQQAAKELGDVKVIYTGPTTTTAEAQIDVLNGLIAQGVDAIAISANDPDAVVPVLKKAMQRGIKVVSWDSGVAPAGRQIHLNPSNNALIGETNVKLAAEALKALNVEKGEVAVLSATPTSTNQNIWIEEMKKVLPQYPSVQLVTVAYGDDLSDKSYREAVGLLKSYPDLKVIVSPSSVGIVAAAQAVKDQGKIGKVYVTGLGLPSEMAGAIKSGASKSFAIWNPIDLGYAATYLADDLVKGTATKTEASMGKLGKVKLDAEGNGAMAEPFVYDASNIDKFSKIF, via the coding sequence ATGAAAACAAAGACAAGCTTGATCCTCACCGTTGCCGCCCTGGCGTTGTCCGGTTCCGCCTTAGCAGAAGTTAAAATCGCCCTCGTGGCGAAATCGCTGGGAAATGGCTTCTTCGAAGCCGCCAACGCTGGCGCCCAACAGGCAGCCAAAGAGTTAGGTGATGTCAAAGTGATCTACACCGGCCCGACCACTACCACCGCCGAAGCGCAGATCGATGTGCTGAACGGGTTGATCGCCCAGGGGGTGGATGCGATCGCCATTTCCGCCAACGATCCGGACGCGGTGGTGCCGGTGCTGAAAAAAGCGATGCAGCGCGGCATCAAGGTGGTCTCGTGGGACTCCGGCGTGGCGCCGGCAGGCCGCCAGATCCATCTTAACCCCTCGAATAACGCCTTAATTGGCGAAACCAACGTCAAGCTCGCCGCCGAGGCGCTGAAGGCGCTGAACGTTGAGAAAGGCGAGGTGGCCGTGTTAAGCGCCACCCCAACCTCCACTAACCAGAACATCTGGATTGAGGAGATGAAAAAGGTGCTGCCGCAGTATCCGTCCGTACAGCTGGTCACCGTCGCCTACGGGGACGATCTGTCGGATAAAAGCTACCGCGAAGCGGTGGGCCTGCTGAAATCATATCCGGACCTGAAAGTCATTGTTTCGCCGTCGTCGGTGGGGATTGTTGCCGCCGCGCAGGCGGTGAAGGACCAGGGCAAAATCGGCAAAGTGTATGTCACCGGGCTGGGGCTGCCGTCGGAAATGGCCGGCGCGATTAAGTCCGGCGCCAGCAAAAGCTTCGCCATCTGGAACCCGATTGACCTGGGCTACGCCGCCACCTATCTGGCCGACGATTTAGTCAAAGGCACGGCGACCAAAACCGAAGCCAGTATGGGCAAGCTGGGCAAAGTGAAGCTGGATGCCGAGGGGAATGGCGCGATGGCCGAGCCGTTTGTCTACGATGCGAGCAACATTGATAAGTTCTCGAAAATTTTCTAA
- a CDS encoding sugar ABC transporter ATP-binding protein, with product MSASTPLLSLKGITKIFPGVRALENVQLDLWPGKVTALIGENGAGKSTLVKVMTGIYQPEEGEILYKAIPIHLPTPESAHKVGITAIHQETVLFDELSVSENIFVGQYLYKGLLKTLDWPAMHRRASEILARLEVQIDPRATLKTLSIAQRHMVAIARALAFDAQVVILDEPTAALSQHEILEFYHIVERLKQDGKAILFISHKFDEIFELADYYTILRDGVYVSSGAMSDITEERMVSMMVGRAISQTYPKVDCTPGETVLEVNDLCHPTEFAHISFRLRKGEILGFYGLVGAGRTELMQALSGVSRPSSGEIRLNGRSMHFDQPADAIRAGIVCVPEERQKQGAIIALPIAQNISLPQLSKLNPNGVLNDAREWRLADEYALRLQVKAFSWRQPVETLSGGNQQKVVIGKWLATQPEVIILDEPTKGIDIGSKAAVHQFMSELVSQGLAVIMVSSELPEVMGMADRIIVMHEGLMVAEYQAGEATAETIVSAASGIGQEAA from the coding sequence ATGTCAGCATCAACACCACTGCTGTCGCTGAAGGGGATCACCAAGATTTTTCCCGGTGTGCGCGCCCTTGAGAACGTACAGCTCGATCTCTGGCCCGGCAAAGTGACCGCCTTAATCGGCGAAAACGGCGCGGGGAAATCCACGCTGGTCAAAGTGATGACCGGTATTTATCAGCCCGAAGAGGGCGAGATCCTCTATAAAGCGATCCCCATTCATCTGCCAACGCCGGAGTCGGCGCATAAGGTGGGGATCACCGCCATTCACCAGGAAACCGTGCTGTTTGACGAACTCTCGGTCAGTGAGAATATTTTCGTCGGCCAGTATCTGTATAAAGGGCTGCTCAAAACGCTCGACTGGCCGGCGATGCACCGCAGAGCCAGCGAAATCCTCGCCCGGCTGGAAGTCCAGATCGACCCGCGGGCCACGCTGAAAACGCTCAGCATCGCCCAGCGGCACATGGTGGCGATTGCCCGGGCGCTGGCTTTCGACGCCCAGGTGGTGATCCTCGATGAGCCAACCGCCGCGCTCTCCCAGCATGAAATTCTGGAGTTCTATCACATCGTTGAGCGCCTGAAGCAGGACGGCAAAGCGATCCTGTTTATCTCACATAAGTTCGATGAAATTTTCGAGCTGGCCGACTATTACACCATCCTGCGCGATGGGGTGTACGTCAGCTCCGGGGCAATGAGTGACATCACCGAAGAGCGGATGGTGTCGATGATGGTGGGCCGGGCGATCAGCCAAACCTACCCGAAAGTCGACTGCACACCCGGAGAAACGGTGCTGGAGGTAAACGATCTCTGTCATCCTACCGAGTTTGCCCATATCAGCTTCCGCCTGCGCAAGGGAGAAATTCTCGGCTTTTACGGCCTGGTGGGCGCCGGACGCACCGAGCTGATGCAGGCGCTCTCCGGTGTCTCGCGTCCCTCCTCCGGCGAGATCCGCCTGAACGGCAGATCCATGCACTTTGACCAGCCTGCCGATGCCATCCGCGCGGGCATCGTCTGCGTGCCGGAAGAGCGACAGAAACAGGGAGCGATCATCGCCCTGCCTATCGCCCAGAACATCAGTCTACCGCAGCTCAGCAAGCTCAATCCTAACGGCGTCCTGAACGACGCCCGGGAATGGCGGCTGGCGGACGAGTACGCCTTGCGCCTGCAGGTTAAAGCCTTCAGCTGGCGCCAGCCGGTGGAGACCCTCTCCGGCGGCAACCAGCAGAAAGTGGTGATCGGCAAATGGCTGGCGACCCAGCCCGAGGTGATCATTCTCGATGAGCCGACCAAAGGCATCGATATCGGCTCAAAAGCCGCCGTGCATCAGTTTATGTCCGAGCTGGTCAGCCAGGGGCTGGCGGTGATTATGGTGTCGTCAGAGCTGCCGGAAGTGATGGGCATGGCCGACCGGATTATCGTGATGCACGAAGGGCTGATGGTCGCCGAGTACCAGGCCGGTGAAGCGACAGCGGAAACCATCGTCAGCGCCGCCAGCGGCATCGGCCAGGAGGCAGCATGA
- a CDS encoding ABC transporter permease, which translates to MMGHAWLKHREALLAVVIILMIGAIGSRAPSFVSPGNLVEMFNDTAILIILALGQMMVLLTKGIDLSMAANLALTGMIVALLNAHYPGIPVVVLLALATLLGLLMGMINGLLVWRLGIPAIVVTLGTMSIYRGIIFLLTDGGWVNSHQMSADFLSLPRSTLLGLPLLSWCAIAALLLVGYFLRYSRTGRALYTAGGNATAAYYTGINAGKMQFVSFCLSGALAGFCGYLWISRFAVAYVDVANGFELQVVAACVIGGISTMGGSGRVLGCLCGALFLGVINNALPVIGISPFWQMAISGAVIVMAVLLNERGNRGHGRLILRNAALARQKQAVKS; encoded by the coding sequence ATGATGGGACACGCATGGCTGAAACATCGTGAAGCGCTGCTGGCGGTGGTCATCATTTTGATGATCGGCGCTATTGGCAGCCGGGCGCCCTCGTTCGTTTCACCGGGCAATCTGGTGGAGATGTTTAACGATACCGCCATCCTTATCATCCTCGCCCTCGGGCAGATGATGGTGTTGCTCACCAAAGGCATCGATCTGTCTATGGCCGCCAACCTGGCGCTGACCGGGATGATCGTCGCCCTGCTTAACGCCCACTATCCGGGTATTCCGGTGGTAGTGCTGCTGGCGCTGGCGACTCTGCTGGGCCTGCTGATGGGGATGATTAACGGCCTGCTGGTCTGGCGCCTCGGCATTCCCGCCATCGTGGTGACCCTCGGCACCATGAGCATTTATCGCGGCATTATCTTCCTGCTGACTGACGGCGGCTGGGTTAACTCACATCAGATGAGCGCTGATTTTCTCAGTCTGCCGCGCAGCACGCTCCTGGGGCTGCCTCTGCTGAGCTGGTGCGCCATCGCCGCGCTGCTGCTGGTGGGGTATTTCCTGCGCTACAGCCGCACCGGCCGGGCCTTATACACCGCGGGCGGCAACGCGACGGCGGCGTACTACACCGGCATTAACGCCGGAAAAATGCAGTTCGTCAGCTTCTGCCTCTCCGGCGCGCTGGCCGGCTTCTGCGGCTATCTGTGGATCTCGCGCTTCGCTGTCGCCTATGTCGACGTCGCCAACGGTTTTGAACTCCAGGTGGTCGCCGCCTGCGTGATCGGCGGCATCAGCACCATGGGCGGAAGCGGACGGGTGCTGGGCTGCCTGTGCGGCGCACTGTTCCTCGGCGTCATCAATAACGCCCTGCCGGTGATCGGCATCTCGCCCTTCTGGCAAATGGCGATTTCCGGGGCGGTGATCGTCATGGCGGTGCTGCTCAACGAGCGCGGCAATCGCGGTCATGGGCGGTTAATCCTGCGCAACGCGGCGTTAGCCCGACAGAAACAGGCGGTGAAATCATGA
- a CDS encoding ABC transporter permease — protein MSKMMVSEEMKNAPAAPSPLRRLLCWEGFLLAVTLAVFIGNAVASPYFLNIWNLSDATFTFTEKAIVVLPMAMLIIAREIDLSVASTMALSSTVMGFCAAAGVDTPLLVVIGLGVGLLCGLFNGLLVTRFNLSSIVITIGTMSLYRGITYILLGDQALNHYPESFAWFGQGYVWGALSFEFALFILLAAAFTFLLHKTNFGRRTYAIGNNPTGAWFSGINVKRHNLVLFALVGLMAGLAAVLLTSRLGSTRPTLAMGWELAVVTMAVLGGVNILGGSGSMPGVIIAAFLMGLVTFGLSLLNVPGIVMSVIIGAMLIVVISLPIITRRMMQRRRC, from the coding sequence ATGAGCAAGATGATGGTATCGGAAGAGATGAAAAACGCCCCGGCCGCGCCGTCGCCGCTGCGCCGCCTGCTGTGCTGGGAAGGGTTTTTACTGGCGGTCACCCTGGCGGTATTTATCGGCAACGCGGTGGCTTCCCCGTACTTTCTCAATATCTGGAACCTGTCGGACGCGACCTTTACCTTTACCGAGAAGGCGATCGTCGTCCTGCCGATGGCGATGCTAATTATCGCCCGGGAAATCGATCTGTCGGTAGCCTCGACGATGGCCCTCAGCTCAACGGTGATGGGCTTCTGCGCGGCAGCGGGGGTTGATACTCCGCTGCTGGTGGTCATCGGCCTGGGCGTAGGTCTGCTGTGCGGTCTGTTCAACGGCTTGCTGGTGACCCGCTTTAACCTGTCGTCCATTGTGATCACCATCGGCACCATGAGCCTGTATCGCGGCATCACCTATATCCTGCTGGGCGATCAGGCGCTCAACCACTATCCGGAGAGCTTCGCCTGGTTCGGCCAAGGGTATGTGTGGGGGGCGCTCTCTTTTGAGTTTGCGCTGTTTATCCTCCTTGCCGCCGCCTTCACCTTCCTGCTGCATAAAACCAACTTTGGCCGCCGGACCTACGCCATCGGCAATAACCCGACCGGCGCCTGGTTCTCCGGGATCAACGTTAAGCGTCATAACCTGGTGCTGTTCGCGCTGGTCGGGCTGATGGCCGGGCTGGCGGCGGTCCTGCTGACCTCACGGCTCGGCAGTACCCGCCCTACCCTGGCGATGGGCTGGGAGCTGGCGGTTGTCACCATGGCGGTGCTCGGCGGCGTCAATATTCTCGGCGGTTCCGGCAGCATGCCCGGGGTGATCATTGCCGCCTTTCTGATGGGGCTGGTGACCTTCGGCCTGAGCCTGCTGAACGTCCCCGGCATCGTGATGTCGGTGATTATCGGCGCCATGCTGATCGTGGTGATCTCCCTGCCGATTATTACCCGGCGGATGATGCAGCGAAGACGATGTTAA
- the fucO gene encoding lactaldehyde reductase — protein sequence MSFMLALPKISLHGAGAIGDMVKLVAGKQWGKALIVTDGQLVKLGLLDSLFAALDEQQMAYQLFDEVFPNPTEALVQQGYAAYQAAHCDYLIAFGGGSPIDTAKAIKILTANPGPSTAYSGVGKVKNAGVPLVAINTTAGTAAEMTSNAVIIDSERQVKEVIIDPNLIPDIAVDDASVMLDIPPAVTAATGMDALTHAVEAFVSVGAHPLTDANALEAIRLINLWLPKAVDDGHDLQAREQMAFGQYLAGMAFNSAGLGLVHALAHQPGATHNLPHGVCNAILLPIIENFNRPNAVTRFARVAQAMGVDTRGMSDEAASMEAINAIRALSKRVGIPQGFSQLGISKADIEGWLDKALADPCAPCNPRTASRDEVRELYLEAL from the coding sequence ATGAGCTTTATGTTGGCACTACCAAAAATCAGCCTCCACGGCGCAGGCGCTATCGGTGATATGGTTAAACTGGTGGCCGGTAAGCAGTGGGGCAAGGCGCTGATCGTCACCGACGGTCAGCTGGTGAAGCTGGGCCTGCTGGACAGCCTGTTCGCCGCGCTGGATGAACAACAGATGGCTTATCAGCTATTTGACGAGGTGTTCCCTAACCCCACCGAAGCGCTGGTGCAGCAAGGCTATGCGGCATACCAGGCGGCACACTGCGATTACCTGATCGCCTTCGGCGGCGGCAGCCCGATTGATACCGCCAAAGCGATAAAAATCCTCACCGCCAACCCGGGGCCATCAACCGCCTACTCCGGCGTCGGCAAAGTGAAAAACGCTGGCGTACCGCTGGTAGCCATCAACACCACCGCCGGCACAGCGGCGGAGATGACCAGTAATGCCGTGATTATCGATAGCGAGCGGCAGGTGAAAGAGGTGATTATCGACCCGAACCTGATCCCGGATATCGCCGTCGACGACGCCAGCGTGATGCTCGACATCCCGCCAGCCGTTACCGCCGCCACCGGAATGGACGCCCTGACCCACGCCGTCGAGGCCTTTGTCTCCGTTGGCGCCCATCCGCTGACCGATGCCAATGCCCTCGAGGCCATTCGCCTGATCAATCTGTGGCTACCGAAAGCGGTAGACGATGGACACGATCTGCAGGCCCGCGAGCAGATGGCCTTTGGTCAGTATCTGGCGGGCATGGCGTTCAACAGCGCCGGTCTCGGGCTGGTACACGCCCTGGCGCATCAGCCTGGTGCCACCCATAATCTGCCGCACGGGGTATGCAACGCCATCCTGCTGCCGATCATCGAAAACTTTAACCGCCCGAACGCGGTGACGCGCTTTGCCCGCGTGGCGCAGGCGATGGGCGTCGATACTCGCGGCATGAGCGATGAGGCTGCCAGCATGGAGGCCATCAATGCCATCCGCGCGCTGAGCAAACGCGTCGGGATCCCCCAGGGTTTCAGCCAGCTTGGCATCAGCAAAGCCGATATCGAAGGCTGGCTGGATAAGGCGCTGGCCGACCCATGCGCGCCGTGTAACCCGCGCACCGCCAGCCGCGATGAGGTTCGCGAGCTCTATCTGGAGGCCTTATGA
- the rhaM gene encoding L-rhamnose mutarotase, with the protein MIRKAFVMQVNPDAHEEYQRRHNPIWPELEATLKAHGAHHYAIYLDKERHLLFATVEIESEARWEAVASTEVCQRWWKYMREVMPSNPDNSPLSAELKEVFYLA; encoded by the coding sequence ATGATCCGTAAAGCCTTCGTCATGCAGGTGAACCCCGACGCGCACGAAGAGTACCAGCGCCGCCATAACCCCATCTGGCCAGAGCTGGAAGCGACGCTGAAAGCACACGGCGCGCACCACTACGCCATTTATCTCGATAAAGAACGCCATCTGCTGTTCGCGACGGTGGAGATTGAGTCGGAAGCCCGCTGGGAGGCGGTCGCCAGCACGGAAGTATGCCAGCGCTGGTGGAAATACATGCGCGAGGTGATGCCCAGCAACCCGGATAACAGCCCGCTGAGCGCGGAACTTAAAGAAGTGTTTTATCTGGCGTAA
- a CDS encoding maltose acetyltransferase domain-containing protein: protein MMDMKKRMNSGELYLDAGYGLPEQRLMGKARAYEYNHSHPFNQELRNDIIQRMFAKVGEQCWIEPPINIAYGIHTTIGDNFYANFNLTLVDDADIIIGNNVMFAPNVTISTAGHPIHPALRHTHQQFSLPVVIEDGVWLGTGVIINPGVTIGENSVIGAGSVVNRSIPANVVAAGVPCRVLREITEADKDKYALFPG, encoded by the coding sequence ATGATGGATATGAAAAAACGTATGAACAGCGGCGAGCTTTACCTGGATGCAGGATATGGCTTGCCGGAGCAGCGACTGATGGGTAAAGCGCGGGCCTATGAATATAATCATTCGCATCCGTTTAATCAGGAATTGCGCAACGATATTATTCAGCGCATGTTCGCTAAAGTTGGCGAACAATGCTGGATAGAACCGCCGATCAATATTGCCTATGGGATCCATACGACGATTGGTGACAATTTTTACGCCAATTTTAACCTCACGTTGGTCGACGATGCGGACATTATCATCGGCAATAACGTCATGTTTGCACCAAATGTCACTATCTCCACCGCCGGACATCCCATCCACCCCGCGCTGCGCCATACGCATCAACAGTTTTCATTGCCGGTGGTGATTGAAGATGGGGTCTGGTTAGGCACGGGGGTGATTATTAATCCCGGGGTAACGATTGGGGAGAATTCGGTCATTGGCGCGGGCAGTGTGGTGAATCGTTCCATACCGGCGAATGTGGTTGCCGCAGGCGTACCTTGCCGGGTATTAAGAGAAATTACCGAGGCGGATAAAGACAAATACGCGCTTTTCCCCGGATGA